The genomic stretch CACGCACCATATCTGCAGCCATTCTCATATTTTTATTGTCAAAATAATAAAATTCATTATTTCCGGGGAAAGCAAGATTCAACTGTTGAAAAAGCAATTTATTTCCCATTGTTGCGCTCGGTTTCTGATTCGTAATCTTCATATTGGGATTGTTATTCTGCATCACGGTAAGTGAAATAGAATTTACATTTGAAGTTAAATCACCTGCTTTTGCAACGGCTTGTACTTCTACTCTCTGATTGATATTCGGATTTTTGGCATCTGCAATTCTTGAAATATTCAACGCTAAATTCACATTATCTTCCACGACAGAAAATCGTCTTTTGAAAAGTGGCTGGTCTACCGAGCTTTTGTAAACAATTAATTCAAAATTTCCTGAAATTTTTGGTTGTATTTTTTCATTCGGAAACTTCAAAGTATAATGGGTGTAAGCCTGAAGCGTATTAAAAGAATACTGAAACTGATCCAGCAACGCATTCATCGAACCATTCGCAATTTCACTGAAAAACAGATTGTCATCTTCCCAATTTCTGTCGAAATGCTTAATGGTGTATCGGTAAAGTTCGCTTGAATTGGTTAAATCATCGAAACTCAACACCAACTGCTGATTCATCGTGATTACCGGCGTCTCGTCATTGGTCTGAGGATTAAACAACTGAATACTTTGAATGTTCTGCCCGAAAGCCAGCGAACCTAAACTGAGTAAAAATATCTGCAACGTTTTCATTATGACGAAGATAACAAATCTCTAAAGAATATTGTATTTTTGATAAAAAAATATTCAGAATATGTTTCAGATACAGGCCTTCGTGTTCAATTTTGCGAGTGAAAATACTTATGTTCTTTTTAATGAAAATAAAAATGCATGGTTGATTGATCCTGGCAATATGAATGAGCAGGAAACTCAGTCAATTTCAAATTTCATCACTGAAAATAATTTAAACATTCAAAAAATAGTATTGACTCACGCTCATATTGATCACGTTTTGGGTTTACAGTGGGCTTATGATACTTTTAAAGTTCCTGTCACGATGCATCAGGATGACAAAGAAGTTTTGGATATGTTTCAGATCAGCGGAATGAGATTTGGCTTTACGCTTGATCATATTAAGGTTGACCTAAATTACATCAAAGAAGGCGACGAGCTCGATTTCGACGGTGAAAAATTTAAAATCTACCATGTTCCGGGCCATTCTCCGGGAAGTGTTGTTTATCATAACGAAACTCAAAAATTTATGATCTCCGGGGATGTTTTGTTTGAAGGAAGCATCGGAAGAACAGATTTGTACAAAGGAAATTATGATCAATTGATTGAAGGAATTAAAACAAAACTATTTGTTTTGGATGAAGAAACACAAGTTTTTTCGGGTCATGGAAATCCTACAACGATTGGTTTTGAAAAACAGTATAATCCGTTTTTAAAATAGACTTTGATTCACAAAAAAACCGTCAGAATCTGACGGTTTTTTTTATTTAGAATGAAAAATTACTTCCATTTGATATTACAACCAATACTTGGTCTTTGAATTTCTTCCTGTGGCTCACCGATTAAAAGATTTTCAAAAGCAATAATCAGATCTTCACCCGTCACATCTTTATGATTTCCAGGTCTTGAATCATCCATCTGACCTCTGTAAATAAGGTCTAATTTATCATCAAAGAAGAAAAAATCTGGTGTGCAAGCTGCGTCGTACGCTTTTGCAATAGACTGGCTTTCGTCATATAAATACGGAAAATCAAATTTTCTTTCAATCTGGAATTCAATCATTTT from Chryseobacterium indoltheticum encodes the following:
- a CDS encoding type IX secretion system plug protein, giving the protein MKTLQIFLLSLGSLAFGQNIQSIQLFNPQTNDETPVITMNQQLVLSFDDLTNSSELYRYTIKHFDRNWEDDNLFFSEIANGSMNALLDQFQYSFNTLQAYTHYTLKFPNEKIQPKISGNFELIVYKSSVDQPLFKRRFSVVEDNVNLALNISRIADAKNPNINQRVEVQAVAKAGDLTSNVNSISLTVMQNNNPNMKITNQKPSATMGNKLLFQQLNLAFPGNNEFYYFDNKNMRMAADMVRETGIVDGVNQTYLHPVWAYPLNYQYQPDVNGAWYYRRNDLGLERDAAREADYAWVHFSLDSDPMDKELYIVGGFNDFKATKEFQMHYDEAAKQYIAKIYMKQGFYNYILASKEANGSLNLGEVNGNFWQTENLYQAFLYYKPFGRNYDGLAGYGEFRTPVR
- a CDS encoding thioredoxin family protein, with product MNTPSNMLALGTKAPFFELPNPSKSNEIQSLDDLKGEKGTLVIFMCNHCPFVLHIIDKLTELYEDYNEAGIEFIAINSNDVEKYPADSPEKMIEFQIERKFDFPYLYDESQSIAKAYDAACTPDFFFFDDKLDLIYRGQMDDSRPGNHKDVTGEDLIIAFENLLIGEPQEEIQRPSIGCNIKWK
- a CDS encoding MBL fold metallo-hydrolase, with protein sequence MFQIQAFVFNFASENTYVLFNENKNAWLIDPGNMNEQETQSISNFITENNLNIQKIVLTHAHIDHVLGLQWAYDTFKVPVTMHQDDKEVLDMFQISGMRFGFTLDHIKVDLNYIKEGDELDFDGEKFKIYHVPGHSPGSVVYHNETQKFMISGDVLFEGSIGRTDLYKGNYDQLIEGIKTKLFVLDEETQVFSGHGNPTTIGFEKQYNPFLK